In Theileria equi strain WA chromosome 3, complete sequence, the genomic window TAAGGGTACAGTCTATAAATGACAGTTTAGAGAGAAGGTGTTTGTGTATTTTGTCTGAAACAACAAAAATGGGAACCTACAGATCCGCTATACGCGCTCGGTGCTCCCCCCTAAACTTACCAAGATAACACTTCACAAATTTAGAATAACGTAGACCACAAAGATGTACTTGTGTATATGGAAATCAGTTAAATCCAGTCCTTGGGCGTTTGTCCCTTGGACCGTTATAGTGAACTTGGTAATAGTTGGAAGGATGCGGCTGAGGTGCCTTTGGCATGGTATGCCAAGGTGGCACTGTTCTTTGAGGAATTTGTAGCTGACCTTGGTATCCTCCTTGCTGAGAAACGTTAAAATATTTGCCAGGGTGATGTAATGTCTGATGGGCGTGATACTGATTATGATATTGATGATAATCTCTCGCAGTATCTCTCAATACTCCAGAGTTGAATTCATCCTGCTTAATGTCTAAAACATTTAGAATCATTCTTTTTGCTATCTCACAATTGAACCCTCTGTTCCTTTGATCTTCCATTACATCTTCAACTCTCAGTCGTTTTTGAGGCAGTATTGCACCTTTCAATAGGTGACTTTTATGCTTTTTATCACAAATAGATGTAAAATAAGACCTATCACCATTATCTTCAATGTTACCAATCAAGGTCTTGGATTTTTCTCTATTATCCATAAAGATCAAATCCTTTGATATAGCATTGCGATCCTTGTCAACTTTAGACAAACTCTTCTCAATTGGTTCAACAATATTTAACAATCTTTTTTCATCTATAAAGGGTAGTAATGCAACCCACTGATATTTGTAGCGCTTTCCATTTGGATCCTCTTTAAATTTTAGAGGATAAAAATCCGCTAGCGGAGAATTCGAATCTGTCATTAATTCCCTAAATTCTTTAGGAAGACAATGCGATGATCTTATGGGCATGACACTCATTAATTGTTGAAATGCGGTGAACGGTTTTCCGAGTTCAAATTTAATATCAAGACCTTCAAACTTCAAGTCTGAACAAAAAGGTGCATAATGAAAAGGGTAAAACCATCCCCAGCTAACACATCCTTGGtaataatattttaatacCCAAGCTAAACCTTCAACATAATGAAATACTACATTATTAACTAGACTAGTGACGTCATCGTTTGGACCTAAATTGAATTTTTCCCTATAATATGCCTCTTTCCAcaattttggatcattCAGCGATAAGTCTATTGGTTCTTTGGGATCTTCTACCGTACGCTCTTGTTTTAATATTTCTTCTTGACGTCTTTTGAATTCTGCTTCAGTATATCCCTCTTCTTTCGGTTCTACGGAAGCGGAGCCATCATCTAATTTCCTATTTTTGTTTACATTGCCAAACTGGGCAATTTCAGAATTTCCATTTTGCTGCATTTTTCTTTTGTAACGTTCTTTATGTTCTTGTGCTTGTTTAAATACCTGATTTTCAATCTTTGACAAATATGAAACGAATGAGCCGACTTGTGGCATATTTAAATCTCCTTCGTTAGAGAGGTAATCACCAAGATCAGGAAGTATTTTTTGATACAAGAGAATCATTTGATCAATTGAACCTCCAGTAATGGATATTGATGGTAagtgaggaagaaaatcATTTCCACAGAAGAAACACATCAAAACCAAATCATCAACACATCTTTCAAAGTCTATAACCCCTTCCCTGTCCCTCCAACCATTAGGAAAATGCAATTGATAGGACAAATATTCACGAAGAACTGGTAATTGTAAAAACTGCATAGGTTTCCAGGATTGACGCATAAGGGAAATATACTGTTGGTGGCTGGACGTTGGCTTTTCTTTTGGTACGACAGATTTTGCTTGTTCAATCTGATTTGCAACGTTGTCTTCTGGtttgaaatttataaaattgGTAACAATTTCCCTCaagatgaaaaaattaACTTCATGGGTAGCAAGACCTAACATAATAAGATCTGCATCCATACCATGTAACACATGTTTTGTGTTTGGGTCATAATTTGGAGCGTGTCTTTGGTTGCGAATAAACTTCATTATTTTATGTTCTCCTTCACCTGGCACACCGGAATCAGAGAATATCACTGTTATTCTTTTCCATGCGTCATACTTTTCAATCCTATCCTGGATATAGTCTACAATCCTCTTGGATAGTTCATGCATGAAGGGTGTCCCAGGTGTAATTACATTACTATCCCATTTATCCTTACGTATTGGTATGTCGCCCTTCTTCTTCCCGAACTCCTCAACAAGTTTGTTGTACACTTCATCCTCAAGATCGGCATCAGCAGCTGATTTAAATCTTCTCGACCTTTGCTGATTAATTTTTGCTCTTGGAGCAACGCCATCTATCGCTAGGAACATTATCTTTCTTGGACGAacaatgtaaaatattcGATCTATATAGTCGAAAATACATTCGAACATAACTTCCTCGGACTCCGGTTGttccatattttctggGTGGCAACATGGATGTATTATACCATTCATATCAAGGTAAAGGTTATCAAATTCCCCGTTAGGATTAGGAGATAGCAAATCTACTCCTATGGTTTCTATATTTGACATGTCTATGCTTGTTTCCTTGTAATTATCAATGGTATCCTTTGGTACGCGGGGGTACCGATTACATAGCCATCTATAGAATGTAGGAACTCCCATCTTGCAAATGTTAGAGATTATAAAGACTGAATTGATTTTTAAAGCGTCCTGTAGAATCTTAAATCATAATCGACGATTCTCGGAACGATAACAAGCTTATATTTGAAATGATAAACCCGCTTTAATGATAATAAATCAATTATAACCTTTAACTATCCACAAGTTCGGGAGATTTATATTGTCGGCGGTAGGACTGGATGGAGCATCACAACGTCTAGGGTGTGTTGCAGAAATAACTTCAACATACCATAACAATTGTGCACAATTTCTCATATTTATGGTACAATTAACAACTATGATTattatttaaaataccTGCACATGGATATGATGTGATTGTTATATTTTGCTGAAAATGGTAGTTGAAGCAGCACTTATTTGTATAGATAATTCAGAATATTCGAGGAATGGTGATTTCGCACCTACTCGCTTGGCCGCTCAAATAGATGCTGTAGGATTGATAGCAAGTGCAAAGCTATCTGAACAATTTGAAAACTCTGTTGGAATTGTATGTCTCGCACATAAAGGATCGCAACTATTAACGGCGCCATCAAACGATCTAGGAATGTTTTTGTCTGATTTACACACCATAATGCCCTCAACAAAGGCTGACTTTATCAAGGGGATACAAACTGCACAGTTGGCACTTAAACACAGATTGAATAAATCACAACAACAGCGAATAATTTGCTTTGTGGCCAGTCCTATACTAGAGCCTGTGAAGCATTTTATAACCCTTGGAAAATTATTGAAGAAAAATAATGTTATATTGGATATAATAAATCTGTCAAACCACTCAGAAACCGAGGAAAAACTAAAGGCTTTGCATTCAGCCGTCAATAATAACAATACAAGTAATTATCTCTGTTGTAAACCAGGATCTGGCTATTTGTTGAGTGATACGATCCTGAGTTCGTCAATATTGAGCGGAAGGGATACGGATAGTAGTGGCCAATTTTCACAAAATCTCGCAGACTTTGGTGTTGATCCAGAAGTCGACCCACAGTTGTATATGGCACTACGTTTGTCTCTAGaacaggaagaagaaagattGAGAAAAGAAGCAgcaaaaatacaaaagtCGGAAATATCAATGGCTGACATTGAAAATGCAATCAAGGATTTACCAGGAATATCAGTTGTACCAATAGATAGATGCCTGGAGATTTTAACTACCAGTGAAGGTAATGCTGAACTTTTGGAATCCCTAATTTACTCCCTTCCGGACGTGGATTCTGAAGAACAACGTGTTCAGGTTTGTTCTTGTTCTCTATTATAACACCTCTACAGGAGCTTGTAGCAAAGTTGAAGGAATTTTTGCCTCATTTCCAATTATAGGCAGTAATTGTTGATTAATTTCACAAACCTTTTGACGGGTCAAGGCAACTCCATAAAGTTCGTGATCCCTAGTGCCTGATACCAGGTATAATAATAAATTCTCCACGTAATTAACTAATGAATGTTTAATTCCGTAAATTACTTGAAATTTGTGATTCTAAGGTATAACAATATGGCTCAGAGGTTCCTTTCACCTTTTCATGGTGGAATCGCACTTAATCACTCAGGAAATAGGCATCACATCAAGAATTTACACTTAGAGTTCATTCCAAATACATGTTCCATCAAAAATGGTTTACGAGATGAGATAAATCGCTATTTCAAGGACCATAAGGTCAATAGTactttatctttggagGAACGCTCTGCAATATGTGAAGGTATAGCCGAAGAGTGTATACAGAAGGAAGAAATAAAGCCATTGTTGCTAAGGGAAGATTATATTCCACTCTCTTATGACGGATTTGAGCCATCTGGAAGGATGCACATAGCTCAAGGACTTGGCAAAGTCGATACTATAAACTCCCTGAATAAGGCTGGAATTAAAAGTGTGATGTGGATAGCCGATTGGTGTGCAATGATGAATAATAAGTTTGGTGGAGATTTGGCAAAGGTATGTAGATTAATAGTTTGATCTTAATGTCTCAGATTCGAATTGTTGGAGAATACTTTATCCATATATGGAAAGCTGCTGGATTAAATACTAACGCTGTCAAGTTTTTGTGGTCTAGTGATGAAATTAACAAGAATCCAGACCTGTACTGGAGATTGGTTATGGACATTAGCAAAACATTTAATATATCCAGAATGAAGAGGTGTTCACAAGCCTTGGGAAGAACAGAAGGAGATGATCAGCCAGCTGCGCAACTTTTATATCCTGCAACCCAGTGTGCTGATATCTTTTACATTGGTACTGATTTTTGCCAATTAGGCATGGATCAgaggaaaataaacatgCTGGCCAGGTAAAGTAATCCTTTTAGCATTTATCACCGTTGCAGGGAATATTGCGAAATTAAAAAGATTCCAACAAAACCTATAATTCTTTCACATAAAATGCTGCCAGGTCTCCTGGAAGGCCAAGAGAAAATGTCAAAGAGCAATCCGGATTCTGCAATATTTATGGATGACACTGCTGAggtatttttattttatgatatttaatattttcaggCTGTGGCTTCAAAGATTAAAAGGGCTTTTTGTCCACCCGGTAAAGTGGAAGGAAACCCATGTGTTGCGTATTTTACCGAATTGGTATTTAAGCGTTATCCATCTGTTGTTATAGAAAGAAAGGAGAGAGATGGAGGTAGGATTTACTAGATCCTAATTTACAACATTTAGGAAACATCACCTTCAATTCCCCTGAGGAACTGGTATCTGCTTATAGTAGTGAATCTCTACACCCGGGTGACCTTAAAAACGGTCTTACAAAGTATTTGAACTTGATGTTGCAACCCATCAGAGATTACTTCCAGGTATAGTTTTTAGTTGGTTTATATTACTTTTAGGCAATTCCTGAGGCCAGAGAATTAGCATCAAAAGTTGCAGGATTCCAAGCAGCAAAAAAATaataatgtaaaatatgCTCAATCACTTTCAGCAATATATGTGAGATATGTTTCGATTTCCTCCTCTGACAATTGTCTAAACACGGGGTTCTCCTTTGTAGCTATGGCTACCTCTATGCTTGAAGCTCCTAGTCCCTGTGTGAATGCATCTATATCTATCATGCATTTCAGAGCTTCGATCGTAACTTTGGTTTCAGGTCCTTCGTTTAGCTTGTGGCTATCAGTGTTCACGTTCAGATTAGATTTGACAGTTTCTTGTAGGGTTGTAACTCCTCTACGTTTCATAGCCTTTTCCAGAGCATTTTCGGATTCTTGCTCCTTGGCTCCTATTCCGCATGCCTAATAAAATTGTTTCCTGACAATTGTAAAATACCTTGTATCCAGCGAACCATCCTGATGAATCGAATTTATAGATGCGCGGGCCTTCATCCTCCTCTATGGACAAAAAAAGCCCGGTACAGGCATGGAGTCTCATGTAGGCGTGTTGAGTGTACACCTGATTGATGTCAGATATCCTCTGACATAGAACTCCAACGGGTATATTGCATCCAtacttgtaaaaatgttCAAGAGCAATCTGCCTTGCCTTGTAGAGTATACTCAGACAGTCACCTATGGTTATTTTTATGGATACACTTACACACGTACCTGGAAGGCCAATTAATAGTGCCAATATATTATCAGTAATATGATATATGCTAGTAACACTAGATGTATCCAACAAAACATCCTATATGTTGGTAAAGGCTGGATGTAAAGTGAAAAAATCAAACCTGATTCCCTTGTTGAGCAGGTAGTTTTTTCTGGGCCACAACAGCTATAGCTGAATCATCTCTAATAGCCAAACCAGTTAAATTACAATTCTTCACAGCCTTTAATGCGTATTCTGTAGTTTGATGTTTTTAAGCGATAATGGGACGTACCAAGCTGAAAAAGTTTCCCTTCAGGGGAAAAGATTGTTATGTGCCTATCGTACACGCTCTGTGATACCCtagacattttaaataagtaataataacaaaattataaactGTGATAGATGTGTAGATCGCCCGGATTATTGGGACAAGTCCATTGGTCTCCCgcttttattttttctaATGTTGTGACCCATATAAATCCAATATGTTCTACTCACTGTCAAAGGTTACCAGTGAACATTTAGCTGTTCCTGTGTATCATGTACGCTGGGCATGGTATCTCATGATGTCTTAACATTAGCCATAATCTACTTCACCTAAAGCACATTAATAAAGTTCTATTGCAAACGTactataaatgcagtaatGCCAAGGTTTATTAATGATGTGGTCGTCAAACGCAATGTATAGACGGTTATACAAAAATGCAGCACCAAACAGTTTGCGTATAATTCAGAAGAGGTTCATTTCCTTGGATTCTCaatccaaaaaatgtgGAAATGGATTGAGCTATATACATTTCCTCCCTAAAACTGAGAAAACTAATTACTTCCGTGATATAGACATTGAGGAAATCGAACATGATGAAAGATGCGAAAAGTTTGTTCATTATATGGACaattatcgcaaaaaaACACTTGAATTACGGGAAAAAATAGGAAAGATAAAGGAATTATGTTCTGATGACGCGGTTACACAGGATAATGTCGACTACGAGATTATCGGATCTTACGCATACTATTTGAAGACTTCCAGATTTTGTAAAGATTCCCTAGCTCTATACAGAACTCACGTTGAATATAGGAACTATAAACGTTCTGGAAACATTAGATTCAAATCAAGACTATCGGAACCACCGAATATAACTGGaataaatgatgaattaGTTATAGACTTTGCAGAGTTGAAAAATAGACCCAGAAGTTCAAACATAAAGAATATCAGGATTTGTAATTACAAAGGTGGCATTGTTGGAGTTATCCATGATCCTCTTGGAGATGATAACTATGTTGCAAATTTTTTCTCACTGAGCAAGTTAAAGCAACTATCCACATACTTGGATAACATTAGTGAATTGCATTTTATGCCGCAAACCAGGAAATGCAGAAATATTCGTATATTTTACACGGTCGTTAATGACCAAAAACGTTCTTTTAGACTTTATTCTGGATTAATAAATACAGTAACAGGGGTTATGACAAATAAAATCCTACTGTATGAAGAGAGTAATCCCATAAATTATATTTCATTATACAAGagcaagaatggaaatcTCCTCTTCGTAGGAATTGTTTCCTTTGGTAAAGTGGTATCCACATTTTGCATAAGATCAAATCTTCGTCTCTATAATATTCCTATACCTCAAAGTGACAAGATATTTCTAGAAAATAGACGTAATAGTATATACTGTATACATAGAGACAATAATGGACAATTTTCATACATCTCTATGAAGAATGTTAATACATTAAAACCTTTAAGGAAAAGAATTTCTGCAGACACTGTCGACAATTTTAGTAACACTGAAACTTACTGGAATTTTGTAGGGAAAATTGACTGTTGTGTAACAGATATTGATATGTTTGACAAACATTTGGTGCTATATTCGTTAAAATCGCCGAGCAcaccatttttatatattATAACTTTTTCTACAACTAAAAATACTACCAGAGAAGGGCTTTTAGGGAATACTTGTGTGATAAAATCTCTTAATCTTCCAGTTAAGGTTGGATCAATTACTCCACAATGTAACTCAAACTACTATGCAGACAATGTAAAACTTTCATTTACATGCCCAGGTATACAAAGCGTGCATTACAATATTAATCTAAATGATTTGTCTGCGGAGTTACAACCAATGATCAGATTGCCTATAAAATCCCTAGTATATTACGTGCCTAGtagagatggaaaatgCAGAATTCCAATTACTTTGGTCATGAAAGGTGACACTTCTGacaaagattctacaaaaattgaaaaatttaCAAAGAAGGGTCTTAAATGTGTCGTTTATGTATATGGAACATACGGTGAAAATTTGAATCTGGAAAATTATATTGAACATAGACCATTGTTGGATATGGGATATGTCCTATGTTTTGCACATGTTAGAGGTGGTGGAGAACTAGGAAAAAATTGGCATGATGCGGGAAGTAAAATGATGAAACACAATTCTTTCTATGATTTAGTGGATGTTATAGAATGCTTGATTGCAAAAAATATAACGCATCGCAAGAAATTAGCAATAAATGTATCTTCTGCCAGTGGGATTATAGGTGGAAACATCTACAATATTAGACCTGATTTGTGCTCttgtataatttttaaactACCATTTATGGATCCGTTCGATTGCCTAATGAGTTCCAACCAACCGTTTGTTCAGCTGGAATACGAAGAGTTTGGAAATCCTTATAATGAAGATATGACTCTGAACTACTCAGTTTTAGACTATGTTTATTCCTATAGCCCATGCAGTAATGTTAGACATGGCAATGGCCCGGGAATTGTAATATATTGCAATAGTAACGACATTAGAGCTCCTTGGTACCATTCAGCAAAATTCGTTACCCTTTTGAACAGTGATAGAAtttacattaaaatgtCGGATTACGGTCATATTGGTACTCCATGTTATGATTACGCAGTTAACACTGCCGCAGAAGAAATCGCAATAATGGATGAGTTACTCGAAGATTCACAAACCAGATCTATAATCGCCCCAAATACTACTTGAATACGTTTATATGTTATTTATGTGAATAAAGATGGATTTAGCCTATAAGTGTGTACAGGTAGGGTTGGCTCAGATGCTACTCGCAGAAATAAGCTTGTATTTTATGCCATAGAATTCCGTTAGATATTATGGCAAATATTTACGGAAACGAAGATGACTTCTGGACCTCGGATGAAGAGAATATCTCTGGTATAGATGATATAGACTCAAAATATGACGGATTCGGTAATATTTATGGCAAAAACCCCGATTCATCAGCCAAAGATAGTTTGTTTTCTAGCAGTTTTGAGACAGCTCTGGAAAGTTTAAGCTGGATTCCAGTTATATCGCAACAAATCAATGGAACATCGATTTTTGAGATTCTGGATAAAGAACTGTCGGATGCAGAGGGGATtgatattgaaaatataGAAAACCAGATATATAAGGGGATATTAGATAGttcagaagatgaaattggAGCTCCGGTATCACAGGAGCTGGAAACATGGGATGAATATCAATCAACACATGGGACTTCTCTTGATCTTCCGGAGAGTGGTTTGTTGCCAGAAGAACATAATACGGAATACACTCTAAATAAGTCTATTTTTACGGTAAAACGTACTGGAGAAGGTAGACCAAACGATGAAATTATACCAAGAACAAAATATGATAACTACATTATTCCTCCACCGGATGAGAATAAGAACTATATTAGGAAAAAATGGTCAATTTTGGACAATACCACACCTGCTCCTATAATAGAAAATATGCTAATCAATTTTCCGTTTGAGTTGGATGATTTCCAGAAACGTGCAATATACCAGCtcacaaatttaaaacataTTTTTGTTTCTGCTCACACATCAGCTGGGAAAACAGTTATTGCCGAGTATGCCATAGCTTTGGCCTTGACTAGAGGTGAAAAGGCGATCTACACAAGTCCCATAAAGGCTTTGTCTAATCAAAAGTACAGAGAATTTAAAAAGAAATTTGGAGCTGAATCTGTAGGGATAGTTACTGGTGACGTATCTTGTAATCCAGGGGCATCTTGTCTAATTGTTACAACCGAAATTTTACGTAATCTTTTATACAGAGGTGATTCAGTCATTTCTCAGTTAGGTGTAGttatatttgatgaaatACACTACATCAGCGATTTAAGCAGAGGAGTTGTGTGGGAAGAAGTTATTATTATGTTACCAAAAACCATACAATTGGTGATGCTTAGTGCAACAGTACCAAACTATAGTGAATTTGCTGATTGGATAGGAAATATAATGCAAAAGGAAGTTGTTATTGTTGTTACAAATCATAGGCCTACTCCACTGGTTCACtacttgtacatttataatcGGTTTTTTTTGCTTGTAAATCCAAAGGGATTCAATAAGGATGCATATCATACAATGTACAGATATTctaaaatgataaaaacgACCATAAATAAAAAACCAACGTTTAAAGGTCACGTTCAGAAATTACAAAAACTAGTGAAAATACTAGAATCTGAGAAGAAACTTCCTGTGGTTTTATTCTGTTTTAATAGAGCAAAGTGTGAAGTATATGCGAAGGAAATGCCAAATTTAAACTTGGCATATACGCGAGCTGAACGCTCAAAaatccatttattcttgaaGGTAAAGTTTCAAATAGCTTTAATATTTAAATAGGAATCACTGAGTAATATAAGTGAGGGAGACAAAAATATTCCACAACTAAGAAGTATTATCAAGCTTCTGCATAGAGGAATTGGAATACATCATAGTGGCCTTCTCCCTATTATAAAAGAAATTGTTGAaatattattttcaaaagGATTGATAAAGGTGTTATTCGCAACTGAAACATTTGCGATGGGCGTGAATATGCCGGCAAGATCTGTTGTTTTTACCTCCATATATAAGCATGATGGACAAAAGGGAAGGTATCTCACTGCCTCAGAATATACTCAGGTTGCTTAAATACcattcatttataaaaaccTTTAGATGGCTGGAAGAGctggaagaagaggtcTAGATTCATTTGGAAGtgtatatattttttgttCTGACGATCCTCCCGATCTTCAAGATTTGACAGCTATGATGATAGAAAAATCAACTAGATTAGAAAGCAGATTTAGAATCACATACAATATGCTTCTGCAAATACAGTCACGTGATCATATGAATATAACTGAAATGATGTTAAAATCATTTAGAGAAAGAGAAAAAATGAAAAACATTCCAATTTTCAAAAGAGATAGTTCTAAGAAGAAACAGGTTTGTTATATTCTGTTACAAAATAAACACTTAGGAACTATTGTCACTTCCAAAAATCGAATGTTTTTATGGAGAGCCAAGCATAGAGGACTACTATAGAAATCTGCAATATTCAAAATCTGTAGCCGTAAACTTGCACAATAATTTGTGGAATCACAAAGAGAACCTTCAAATTTTCAAGCctggaagaataataatgataaattcGCTTACTTTTTGTGGGACTTTGGTCTATGGTTGCATTGTTAAAGTGCTTGAGAATAAAGATGTGCAGTTTCAAGTACTAACGCTGCTAccagaaaattttataagTTTGTCTAGatttataccaaaataAATTTTGTAGATGATGGCACTCTCGCTGTAGATATCGCAACATCGCTTAAATACAATTGTCCTGTACACTATGCAATATACGATCATGTTTCATTAAACAACATCTCGTTTATTTTCGATAATATAACAACAGCAAAACCTGTTCCTAATAAGGA contains:
- a CDS encoding 5'->3' exoribonuclease, putative (encoded by transcript BEWA_006080A) codes for the protein MGVPTFYRWLCNRYPRVPKDTIDNYKETSIDMSNIETIGVDLLSPNPNGEFDNLYLDMNGIIHPCCHPENMEQPESEEVMFECIFDYIDRIFYIVRPRKIMFLAIDGVAPRAKINQQRSRRFKSAADADLEDEVYNKLVEEFGKKKGDIPIRKDKWDSNVITPGTPFMHELSKRIVDYIQDRIEKYDAWKRITVIFSDSGVPGEGEHKIMKFIRNQRHAPNYDPNTKHVLHGMDADLIMLGLATHEVNFFILREIVTNFINFKPEDNVANQIEQAKSVVPKEKPTSSHQQYISLMRQSWKPMQFLQLPVLREYLSYQLHFPNGWRDREGVIDFERCVDDLVLMCFFCGNDFLPHLPSISITGGSIDQMILLYQKILPDLGDYLSNEGDLNMPQVGSFVSYLSKIENQVFKQAQEHKERYKRKMQQNGNSEIAQFGNVNKNRKLDDGSASVEPKEEGYTEAEFKRRQEEILKQERTVEDPKEPIDLSLNDPKLWKEAYYREKFNLGPNDDVTSLVNNVVFHYVEGLAWVLKYYYQGCVSWGWFYPFHYAPFCSDLKFEGLDIKFELGKPFTAFQQLMSVMPIRSSHCLPKEFRELMTDSNSPLADFYPLKFKEDPNGKRYKYQWVALLPFIDEKRLLNIVEPIEKSLSKVDKDRNAISKDLIFMDNREKSKTLIGNIEDNGDRSYFTSICDKKHKSHLLKGAILPQKRLRVEDVMEDQRNRGFNCEIAKRMILNVLDIKQDEFNSGVLRDTARDYHQYHNQYHAHQTLHHPGKYFNVSQQGGYQGQLQIPQRTVPPWHTMPKAPQPHPSNYYQVHYNGPRDKRPRTGFN
- a CDS encoding hypothetical protein (encoded by transcript BEWA_006090A), translated to MVVEAALICIDNSEYSRNGDFAPTRLAAQIDAVGLIASAKLSEQFENSVGIVCLAHKGSQLLTAPSNDLGMFLSDLHTIMPSTKADFIKGIQTAQLALKHRLNKSQQQRIICFVASPILEPVKHFITLGKLLKKNNVILDIINLSNHSETEEKLKALHSAVNNNNTSNYLCCKPGSGYLLSDTILSSSILSGRDTDSSGQFSQNLADFGVDPEVDPQLYMALRLSLEQEEERLRKEAAKIQKSEISMADIENAIKDLPGISVVPIDRCLEILTTSEGNAELLESLIYSLPDVDSEEQRVQELVAKLKEFLPHFQL
- a CDS encoding tyrosyl-tRNA synthetase, putative (encoded by transcript BEWA_006100A), giving the protein MFNSVNYLKFVILRYNNMAQRFLSPFHGGIALNHSGNRHHIKNLHLEFIPNTCSIKNGLRDEINRYFKDHKVNSTLSLEERSAICEGIAEECIQKEEIKPLLLREDYIPLSYDGFEPSGRMHIAQGLGKVDTINSLNKAGIKSVMWIADWCAMMNNKFGGDLAKIRIVGEYFIHIWKAAGLNTNAVKFLWSSDEINKNPDLYWRLVMDISKTFNISRMKRCSQALGRTEGDDQPAAQLLYPATQCADIFYIGTDFCQLGMDQRKINMLAREYCEIKKIPTKPIILSHKMLPGLLEGQEKMSKSNPDSAIFMDDTAEAVASKIKRAFCPPGKVEGNPCVAYFTELVFKRYPSVVIERKERDGGNITFNSPEELVSAYSSESLHPGDLKNGLTKYLNLMLQPIRDYFQAIPEARELASKVAGFQAAKK
- a CDS encoding proteasome subunit alpha type, putative (encoded by transcript BEWA_006110A), encoding MSRVSQSVYDRHITIFSPEGKLFQLEYALKAVKNCNLTGLAIRDDSAIAVVAQKKLPAQQGNQDVLLDTSSVTSIYHITDNILALLIGLPGDCLSILYKARQIALEHFYKYGCNIPVGVLCQRISDINQVYTQHAYMRLHACTGLFLSIEEDEGPRIYKFDSSGWFAGYKACGIGAKEQESENALEKAMKRRGVTTLQETVKSNLNVNTDSHKLNEGPETKVTIEALKCMIDIDAFTQGLGASSIEVAIATKENPVFRQLSEEEIETYLTYIAESD
- a CDS encoding peptidase, S9A/B/C family, catalytic domain-containing protein (encoded by transcript BEWA_006120A) — its product is MWSSNAMYRRLYKNAAPNSLRIIQKRFISLDSQSKKCGNGLSYIHFLPKTEKTNYFRDIDIEEIEHDERCEKFVHYMDNYRKKTLELREKIGKIKELCSDDAVTQDNVDYEIIGSYAYYLKTSRFCKDSLALYRTHVEYRNYKRSGNIRFKSRLSEPPNITGINDELVIDFAELKNRPRSSNIKNIRICNYKGGIVGVIHDPLGDDNYVANFFSLSKLKQLSTYLDNISELHFMPQTRKCRNIRIFYTVVNDQKRSFRLYSGLINTVTGVMTNKILLYEESNPINYISLYKSKNGNLLFVGIVSFGKVVSTFCIRSNLRLYNIPIPQSDKIFLENRRNSIYCIHRDNNGQFSYISMKNVNTLKPLRKRISADTVDNFSNTETYWNFVGKIDCCVTDIDMFDKHLVLYSLKSPSTPFLYIITFSTTKNTTREGLLGNTCVIKSLNLPVKVGSITPQCNSNYYADNVKLSFTCPGIQSVHYNINLNDLSAELQPMIRLPIKSLVYYVPSRDGKCRIPITLVMKGDTSDKDSTKIEKFTKKGLKCVVYVYGTYGENLNLENYIEHRPLLDMGYVLCFAHVRGGGELGKNWHDAGSKMMKHNSFYDLVDVIECLIAKNITHRKKLAINVSSASGIIGGNIYNIRPDLCSCIIFKLPFMDPFDCLMSSNQPFVQLEYEEFGNPYNEDMTLNYSVLDYVYSYSPCSNVRHGNGPGIVIYCNSNDIRAPWYHSAKFVTLLNSDRIYIKMSDYGHIGTPCYDYAVNTAAEEIAIMDELLEDSQTRSIIAPNTT